The genomic window TCATCGGTTGCGTCTTTTTGTTCTTGGCCTGTGACCAAGTGGCAGCGCGCTAATTGATGAGAACGCCAGCCAGACCGTGCCCGCTCTGCTGATCACGCGCCGCCTGGCCTGGAAATGGACTTCACGTCACCTGCCACACGTCATGCCAGGTCTAGACCACCTCGCTCCTGCGCCCCGGCGTCCACTGCGCTGCGTCGCACTACGCCTTGGCCTCCATGGTGGTTGCTCCTCCACGTTGCAGCATGAGATCGCCCTCCCACGGCGTGATTGTGGCACAAGCCCTATGTCCTCTTCCGACGAGCGGGCGGCGGCCTCTTCCGTCGCCGAGTTGGCCACCGCCGAGCGAGCGTATCGCGCGTGCTCGGGCAACGGGGAAGTGCGGGCTCGGGATTTGGATCTCGTCCCCATCGGTGGGTATGCGCTTCCGGAAAACATTGGCTCGAGCAAACTGAggatgtgggggggggggagtggggTGGCAGGTGGGCTGATTGGAAGGTGGCGGGCAACATGGTGAGGACATCCGCCAGCACGTTGGTGGATGCTGCAGAGTGAGAGAGGAGGTGCGGAGGAGTGGGAGGGTGAGGACGAGGGCGACAGAGGCGAGGGACTTCTGGTCCCGCTACTCGTGAGCCTCCAGGGAGGAGTTGCTGATGAATAAGGTTGAAAATAAAGCTCGAGGCTCGCAAGCCAGCTTGGGCTTGAAAAGGCTAGGCTCAGCTCGGCTCGAAGGCCAAACAAGCCGAGCCTAAGCCACCTCCCCAGCTTGACGTCAAATCGAGCTGAGCTCGAGCTGGCTCGCGAGCCGATCCAACCCACTAGAGCCTAGGCCTATATACAAGGGCATTCTTCCTGCTATGTAGCAGCGTGAAGGCCAGCATAGACCCATACTCGATCCACCGCATCTCCGCCCCATCGATTTCCTCCTCGACTTGCCACGCCACCACTGCCACCGCCGCTGAGGTTCACCTCCACCACTCTTCCGGTGACCTCCTCCGCATCACCGTCACCCTTAGGATTCGGTGGGCAGAGGCACGCAACCTGAAGGAGATTGTCGCTCGACCAGGAGATTGGCCTGGCTAGACAATCACACCGCTGCCGTTCGTTAGAATGCCTGGTCCGCCCCAGCACACGCATGCCGCCCCAGCCAACCGTTCGACCAACAACAGTCCAACACAACAATCGATCCAAATCCAGAAGCCAGCCGCACTTCATCTCTCCACCAGAGATGCGTCGTTGGTCGCACCGATGAGATCCACTGCCACCGACCAGAGGGGCGCCGCCTCCGAGTGGGCGGGAGGAGCCAGCCTGAGCGTCGACACCGTCATCCTCGCCACCGTAAATGGGATCTTCGCCGCCACCATTAGGTGCCCTGTGCGTCGCGACCATCCAAGGTGATGCCATTGCCTCCCCTCCATCTAATCTGGACCGTGCCAACATCCTCCACGCTACCAACCGCGGCCATCCAAGGGGTCACTGTAAGCTTCCCTCTATTCACTCCAGCCCGCGCTGCCATGCCCTTGCTGCCCACTGGGCATCGGTCCTCCAGGCTTTGCCCAGCCACAAGCAGAGCAGCAACATGAGCCAAAGAGGCCACCCCGCCTCGACGTAGCCATGTCTTCATTCCCATGGCCACTAACTCCATCGTCGCCGcctccctccacctcctctccccaCCTCTTGTCGCGGTCTCACCCCCTCGCGACTCCCATTCACAAGCTGACTCTACACCGTCCACCATTGATCGTCGCCGCTTCATTGCCCACACTACCGCCGCAGCCGCTATTAACCCTCTCGTGTTACCCCACGCGGCGTGTGCGGACGAGACACCAGCACTATCCGAGTGGGAGCACATTCACCTGCCCATTGAATATGAAGATCTCACTTGAGTTAGATTCCTTATAATTAAATCTACAAAACAAGATCTCACTTGAGTATGTTTCATCAGGAAAAGAATAATAACATGTGGATCCCACATGTAATGCTCACAAACTTTGACGTACCAAAATTTGTCATGTTACTACAATCCAAACGCCATGTTTAAGGCCAAAATTTGATTATGCCCTGATTTTGACCGTAGCTAAATTTTTTCCTGGCTCGCTTCAGCCAGAAACCAAACAGGCCCATAGGCCCCAGAAAGCCTGACCAATTTTTGGCACGCCCAACTAATTTGGCATCCTCTTGGTTTGCTGACAAAGTTTGGCTTGCCTAGGAAAATTTGGTAGTGGCCCGCTGCAGTAAACAGCCGAGCCAGCGCAGCGTGCGGGCGACCGTTTTGCTCGCCCCGATTTTGGGGCCAACTAACTCAAGCGATGAGGTGGCAATACACTACTGGCTACACGTAGTCCAACATTTTGTTGTTAACAAACTTCAAACAACAATATCTTTTAAACGCGTATCCGATTTACAATTTGTTCACATCATTATATTCCTTACGATTTTATCAATAAAACAAGatcaatattaaatatattttgacACAAAAATAATTGCATGTGGACCTCACATATCACACTCTCAGTTTTGGCAAGGTTTAGCTTGACAGCAATCCAAACATCATGTTTTATCTCCAGATTTTGGCAATGGCTATGAATTAACTTGCCACCATCCAAACACTTTTTTTCCCTCATGGTTTGGCCATGCCCGGCTTTTGGCAATGCCAAATTTTGGCGTGGCTTCTCGGGGTCACAACCAAACACGGCCCTATTCCCTTGCCAGCCCGGGCCGGACCTAGGCCCGTACTTCTGGTCCTGTAGTTTCAGACGGGCCCGGTCACGGCCGGACGTTTGAATGTGTATAACCATGACAAGCGCCCCGTGCCCTTCCTACACAAGCAAACGACAACCGGCTCCACCAGCCCACTCCTGCCTCGCTTCTCCCCCCACACTCGCCGCCCGCAATGGCTTCCGCCTCCCACGCGCCGACGCCGCTGCTCAAGGACGAGCTGGACATCGTCATCCCGACGATCCGCAACCTCGACTTCCTCGAGATGTGGCGCCCCTTCTTCCAGCCCTACCACCTGATCATCGTCCAGGACGGCGACCCCACCAAGACCATCCGCGTCCCCGAGGGCTTCGACTACGAGCTCTACAACCGCAACGACATCAACCGCATCCTCGGGCCTAAGGCCTCCTGCATCTCCTTCAAGGATTCGGCGTGCCGTTGCTTCGGCTACATTGTCTCCAAGAAGAAGTATATCTACACCATCGACGACGACTGCTTCGTGAGTGTCCTTCCTTCGCTCCTTTCCTTGTGATCTGGGTTCTGTTCCTGTTTTTAGTCTGATTTGTCGCGGGTGGACTGGATGCAAAGTTGGAGTCTTTGCTGTTACTCCTCTTAGTTATGGTCAAGTCTGTCTTGGTTCGTTGTACTGTGATCTGGGTAGGTAGACTGCAAATTTCACGTGTTTGAGATGATTGATTGATCTATCGAGTTGGATAGCGTCACCCCATTACTTGGAGCCGAGTCATGCGTATGGTCGCAGCTGTCAGATCTAATCATGTTACTTGGACTGAACTTTTGACTTGTTCCACTGCTAAAAAGTATCAAGCATTGGATCTAGCCTCACTGCTTTGGCCGTGTATTTTTTCGAGTTGGATGGGATGTGAACTGGAATATGCGTTTGATCTTTGGTGTGCAGTAATTCACAATGGCTATTGGATTCAGATATGACGATGCAACAATGTAACTTGTATATGTCGCCTTGCCGCCATATTTTGTCGGTTTTGTCGATGCATACGCATTAATTTGTTTATGCTTGACGGTCATGATCAGTAGACTGAGTAACTAGGGGACAAAAATGCTTATTTAACAATATGAAAACAACAATAGAGAGTTATCTTGATTGCACCTTGCATGGTTTATTCCGAAGCCTAAACATATAATGTGTTTGAAATGAACAGTTTATCCGCCTTGGACCAtcctatgttttttttatttccataGGAGTTTATTATGACCATATATTATTCCTTTGCACTAGAAATGTAATGTAAATCTAGGTTGGAGCTACCACTGCCCTGAAATCACCACCACCTAGTGGACCATGTCATCATCAAGCCTTGCATTGTACTTCACTTTTTGTTTTGTCCTTGCATTGTTTGGACTCCGACAAACTGGAGCTCCTGGAGGCTGAAGGATAAAAACTGATGAATAGCATGCCTTGTCAAAAACAAAGGAAACATAAGAAATCTGTTACATTGGAAAAAATCTGTAGGGATTAACATAGGGATATTAAGAAAATTCTTATAGGGCTAAAATCTGTGCAATGTTCCAACTTCCTAGTGCATTCACTCCAGGGTCCCAACTGGTTgccaaataatttatttttttattgaatcatTGGGCTGGCTTAGACCTTCCCAAGCGAGAATCTCTTCGCAAAaggatttttcttttccttcaacGTTCTAACGGTTTTCTTTTATAGTTCTCGTTACGAAAGTATTTCTAACATCATTCCCTCCTAGACGAGATTCTCTCATTTTACTTCACAAATACTTCAAAGAGAAATTGTTGAAGATAGgagaaaataaatagaataagaACGTAAAGAGAATCAAGAAAAAAACGAAATGAAATAAATATAGTTAAGGATGGTCTTATGATGTAGGGATCTTCCCTGCAGAAGCGAACTTCTTTTAGCATTAATATAGAAGCAAAACTTCTAACTTTAAGAGTTGGcctttttttaaatagatatttGTTTAAAAAACAGTATACTGATGTTCGCTTTCATGGCATTACTTGCATGAAAGGATGGCCTGCAGAAtagttttctatttttactTGGCAGCTGACACTAGCACATGCACATGCCTTGCAGTATAAAATTTAGAGCCTTGGAATGTGATGCCATTATTTTAGTTGTCTACTCTGTACTTGTTAAATACATTTAGGCTGCTAATTCATGCCACATTTTGCTCTACTGTTTGTCATTGACTTCTTACTGACCTATTCCTTTTGCAAACTCGCAGGTTGCTAAGGATCCATCAGGAAAGGACATCAATGCACTTGAGCAGCACATCAAGAACCTTCTGAGCCCTTCTACTCCGTTTTTCTTTAATACTTTGTATGACCCTTACCGTGATGGCGCCGATTTTGTTCGTGGGTACCCCTTTAGCCTTCGTGAGGGTGTTCCAACTGCTGTTTCGCATGGGCTTTGGCTCAACATTCCGGACTATGATGCCCCTACTCAGCTTGTTAAGCCCCTTGAGAGGAATACCAGGTACAGATGTTACATTCCAGCAGCTTTCATCACTTAGGCGATCTCCGATCTACTTTTGCTAATGTGATATTTCTTTCCTGCAATCAGGTATGTGGATGCTATTCTTACAATCCCAAATGGCACCCTCTTCCCAATGTGTGGAATGAACCTTGCATTTGACCGTGAGCTCATTGGTCCTGCGATGTATTTCGGTCTTATGGGTGATGGCCAGCCTATTGGTCGCTACGATGATATGTGGGCTGGATGGTGCACGAAGGTATATTCTATTATTTCCTTCAGAATTGCATTGCTGTTATGTCTGCAAATGCAAATGAACAATTTGACGGCCATGCGCAATTTGGTTCTATGCAGTGCATCGCTTGGTGATTAGTTGTATTGTGCAGTATATTTGTACTGAGTAAACCATGCCTTTGCCTTCTATGCTGGAATGCAGGTGATTACGGATCATTTGGGCTTGGGTGTGAAGACTGGTCTGCCCTACATCTGGCACAGCAAAGCAAGCAACCCGTTAGTGAACCTGAAGAAGGAATACAACGGCATCTTCTGGCAAGAGGAACTGATCCCCTTCTTCCAGTCAGTTTCCCTTCCAAAGGAGGCCACCACTGTCCAGAAGTGTTACCTTGAGCTGGCCAAGCAGGTAAGGGCGAAGCTTGGCAAGGTGGATGGCTACTTCAACAAGCTTGCTGACTCCATGGTCACATGGATCGAGGCCTGGGATGACCTTAACCCGCCGAAGGGTGGAGTTGCTACCGCTAATGGCGCTCCCAAGAGCAAGTGAGAGGCGATATAGTATAAACTTGTTTTGTTCATGTGAACTGCTATACTAAAATATTGCTGTTTTGGTTAGTACTGATGGACTGAGATCACTTCGTTGTAACTTAAAATTGTGATTTCCCTGGACAACCGGCTTGGCGGTTTTAGGGCGTCATAATTTTTTCACGTGGTGCAACAGTTGTAATGTTGGATTTGTATTACTttcaaattagaataaaaattACTGGTTATGTTCTCGATCTTTGCTTGGGAGTTGCAAAAAGCTCTATCTTGATTTGATCATGttgtttttaatctttttgtgttaggaatagcaacttgtattcttAGAGGTCTTAGACTAGTATGCAAGGAACCCTTTATAGAGTAGGGATATTACATAGAGATATATATATCTAACGCCTCCTCAAACTCGTGGGGGATCAATCACACTGAGTTTAGATAGATAGAACATATACTGAGTAGTAATCTGTGCTTTCGTGAAGAAATCAGCTAACTGAAGCTTAGAAGGAACATACTAAAGAGCAATCACCTTTATCATATACATGTGTTCGtgtgtaagaagcatcaacatcaatatgcttggtgagctcatgcttTACTAGATCATAAGCAATACTGATAGCACATGTACTGTTTGGGTAAAGAGGAGTATGTGCAGGagaagaaacaccaaaatcctcaTGTAACCACCGTAACCAACTGAGCTCCACTATCAACAATGACATAGCTCGCAATTCAGCATCTGCACTAGAACGAGAAACCATAGTCTGTTTTTTAGTCTTTCAAGCACTGAGAGAACTACCAAAGAAAACATAGTAGACAGAAATAGACCGGTGTTCAAAAGGATCACTAGCCCAAGTAGCATAAGAATAAACACGAAGTTGTAAAGAGCTGGAGCGTGGAAAAAAGAGACGACGAGAGATAGTCCCACGAAGATAGCGCAAAACACACAGaagatgactatagtggagctGAGTAGAAGCATAAACGAACTGACTGATAATGTGCACTGCATGAGAAATGTCAGGACGAGTGACACCAAGATAAACAAGACTTTCAACTAGATGACGGTAGCGAGTGGGATCAGCAAGAGGTTCACCATCAGTGGACCGAAATTGAGGATTAAGCTCCATGAGAGTCTCAACAGTGCACTCATCAGTGAGAGAAGCACAATGAAGAAGATTCTGAATATACTTCTCTTGGGACggaaagaaaccatcaaaggtAGAAGAAATCTCAATCCCAAGAAAATAGCAAATATGACCAACATCGGACATAATAAAGTGCTCATTGAGACAAGCCTTCACAAAGGCAATATACTCAGAATCATCTCCTGTAATGaccatgtcatcaacatacaagagaagaagagtcCAACAACGAGAGGAAGTGTGAACAAAGAGGACAAGATCATGAGCACTAGCAGAAAAACCATCGACAATGATCACAGAAGAAAAACACTCAAACTAGGCTCGAGAGGTTTGCTTAAGGCCATAGAGAGAGCGACGGAGACGACAAACCATGCCCTCAGGAACAGAATACCCTTGTGGTGGGTGCATGTAGACCTCCTCACGCAACTCACCATTAAGAAAAGCATTCTTGATATCAAGTTGGGAGATAGACCGCTGACGCACAGAAGCAACGGTAAGAAGAGTGCGCACTGTGATCATGTAGGCTACCAGAGCaaaagtctcatcatagtcGTGACTATGCTCCTGTTGGAAACCACGGGCGACAAGACGAGTCTTATAACACTCAAGAGCACCATCAGATTAGGTCTTAACCTTACATAACCCACTTGCACGTGATATGAAGAACATGTGGGGGGAGAGGAACAAGATCCCATATGTCGGGGCGCTCAAGAGCAGCAAACTCCTCAGCTATTGCATGCTGCCATTCCTGATGAACAACAACATCATGGTAAGAAGACAGATCAATAGGAACGGCACCAGCAATGCCAAAACGAACAGGAGGTCGAATCGAACGGCGATCAGGAAGAGAATATCGAAGAGAAGAAGGAACTGAATCAACAAAATGAGATGGCTCATCAGAAAGCGGCTCAACAGGATGTAGAATAACACGGGAACGACGAGTGTAGTAGAATGTAAAAGGCTCAACAAGACCAGAAAGAGGAGGGGCATGAGACGAGAAGGCCAAAGACGTGGAAGGCACCAAAGCAGGTACAATAGGAGAGGGCGCCAACGGTGCCTGGGGAAgataagaagaaacaaaaacataTGTGGCGGGAAAAGTGATAAAGGACAAAGGCTTGAGTAAGGATGTTGAAAGAGTGGAAGGTGTGGCACAAGGGTAGAAGGGACGAGACTCATCAAAAATAACATCCTGATAAATGCGCATCCGGTGAGAAGTAGGGTCCCAACACCTATATCCCTTATACTTAGCATTgtaaccaagaaaaacacactcAACAAATTGAGCGGTCAGTTTGGTACGTTCACGGGAGGCGAGAAGAACATAACAAACACACATAAAAATATGAAGAGAGGTGTAGTCAAGAAGGCGTCCACATAGACGCTCAAAAGGAATCCCATCATTGAGAGTAGAAGAGGATTGAATATTGACTAAGTGAGTGGCAATGGAGACTGCCTCAGCCTAAAAATGAGGTGGAACAAAAGAGGCAATCATAAGTGCACGAGCGGTTTCAAGGAGATGACGATGCTTGCACTTAGAAACATCATTCTGAGTATGAGCTCTAGGACAAGAGAACAGAGACAACATACCCTGTTAAAGCAAGAAAGGAACAAAGCTACCTACAAAGTAATTTGCCAGCAGAGTCAATATGAAAAAACACGAATAGGAGATCAAACTAAGTGCGAATCATAATGGCAAAGCActtatatatagataacacCTCACTACAAGAAGAcatgaaataaatccaagtgtggcgagagaaatcatctataaagataatataataTCTACGACCCTTTTTGAAACGAAGGGAGCTGGACCCTATGCATCTGAGTGAACAATATCAAAAGGACGGTGGGACACTGACTCACTATGAGGATAAAAAAGCTGAATCTGTTTACCAAGCTTACAACCTTGACAATCTAAGGATGTACCTCCTGAAACAGACCCTAAAAGACCACGACAAACTAAAGAAGACAGACGCGACCCACAAACATGGCCAAGATGATGGTGCCACTACTGGAAGGAGCCAATAGTTGAGGAAGCAGATAGaccggcggcagcagcagaagGAAGACGAACCTAGTCAAGCTCTCGTAAATGCTGAGAATCATTGTATCAGGGGCCGGTACTAATTAGAGCACTCGTGCGATGATCTTGAATACAGCAAGAGCCAGATTCTAGGATAACATGAAAACCATGGTCAGTGAGTTGACCAGCTGACATGAGTTGCATGGTGAGTTGTGAAACATGAGCAACAAAAGGAACATTAAAAGAAGAAGTGCTAAGAGTGTCCCGATCAGcaacagaaagagaagtacCATTAGCGGTAATGCCATAAATAGGAGAAGCAAGAGGATAAAGCGAAGACAGTCTGAAAGAACCAgaagtcatatgaaaagatgctcctgaatcaagAATCCAAGGACAAGTACATGACTACATGTAAGGTGGTCTCTCAGTGACAGAAGAGGGAGCAGCAGAACCAGCAGAACCTGTTGGTGTAAAGCTAGAGGTAGCAACCAAGTGATGAAGTAGCATCACAATCTCCTGTTGAGTATCAGTCAAAGAGGTAATCGAGGAGGTAACTGAGGTAGAAGCACCAAAGGAACATCGaagatgcttcttcttccagTGGTACTTCGCCTCAACATGGCCCTCCTTGCTGCAGTAGGCACAGCGAGGGGGACCACCACCTGAAGAGGCCGTAGGTGGTGAAGGAGTCACACAACGAGCGGATGATAGTGTAGTCAAAGACGTAGGCGCAACAGGTGAACGAGCAGCCAACACTGAAAGAAGTGGCAGCAGTCCAAAACCATGCAGACGACTGTCCTCTGAGCACAGTTCCGTAAGAGCCCCCACAAGCGTGACACGAGGATGTCAGGCAAGCAGCTTAACCCTACGCTACTTGAACTCTGGACAAAGGTGAGCCAAGAACTCGTAGAGGCGTCGAAAGTCACGTTCAGCATGTAGATCCATGAAGCACTGACATGAAACTAGCAACAGAAAGAGAGTCCAACTGACGTCACACATCTAACATCTAAGCATAGAACGCATCAACTGTGGCATCACCCTACTGAAGAGACTGCTCCTGATAAATAACAGACAGATAGAGAGCATCTCCAGATAGCTTATAGGTCTGACGAAGATGAATCTACATCTGAAAGGCAGTAGAGAAACCAACAATCTCAGAAGAAAACCTATGCTCCATGCTAGCAATCAGAATAGACGCTGCACGAGCATCATTATCTATCCACTAAGCACAGTTAGACAACCGATCATGATACTGTTATGAAGCTTCCTAATAGGAGGAGACAACCTTCTCATAAGCACATGTGGCAATGTCAATAGCTATTTTATCTCCTGTGTTAATAATTGGCTGCACGGGCTCCATTGGAAGTTCAAGAGAAGACAGACAAGGAATGTCGCTAAAGCGCCCCATATCATCCCTTGTACTTAAAATCTTATTATACCAGTTCCTAGTACAACAAGGAGAGTGGTGAAATAAATTCACCATCCTAATAATACATAAAGGATTCTTGCGATCAATAGAATCCACATTATCAGAGAGCACAGTAGAAACACCATGGTGACACACCACTCCACAATCAACTCAAGTGCGGATGCGACCAAAACTATTCGTCAACCTCACCGTCGGCATTAGTGAAGTCTGGATCTTCCTCTGAAATCATAAACAAGGGTGAATACAAACATATTCAGCAAGTCCCAATCCTTACCATACACCAAGGGgatataaatacatgcatacagtATTGGCAAGGATAAGGATGTATGTTTAACATTTGCGAAAAAGTCAAGTTTACACATTGCAAAGGTTTCTTTTCATAAGGCGGGTTTTGTGAAAAACCATATTATCATTATTAAATGAAGGAGAGttttggaggtggtggaagTAACCAGGGCCTAAGTTTTAATGTTGTCGGACACTCCACGGTAAACTGCTGGACTTATTTCCCAAAAATGagcacaccttgcccactcacactCCAAGGAAATATACgcaacccatgctagttgttgtgCTCGAACCATAGTTCGTCTGTGACTGTGGacatgactattcgaatagttttacctctgcagagtggtGCACTTTACTCACAAACTGAGTTAGGCAACAAACCACCGTCTTGACAATGTGACTCAACAAAGCTATTGCCAACCCAAGCATCATCACACTAGTCGCCTACGGGAGATAACCAGGGGTTCCTGACCTTCAACTAGGTCTCTAACCGGATCGACAAGCCCGCACTTgcttgcacctgctccatggccTCCTGTTGCATTCCTGCCTTCGAACGGCCAATAGACTAGCTGATGGGGTTTAGACTAAGTCCTACCGCATACAAGATCGAGTGGTTGTACTGtgaagactaggtaggatgtcacatcaactcggtccttaatcgAGCCAAGGAAAAACATCTCCGTATTAAGCTTGTCACACATGTAGCACTTAAACTCCCAAGGCATTCCTGATGGGAACCCTAATTTGCCTCAGCTCTAACAGGTCCTCAGCTATTATCATTATCTGGTATGTCTTCCCATCCCAACAACTCAATCAACACCAAAGTATCGAGTTTCACACATTTCACAAAGCTAATTAtgattaagcatgaaataacagtAAGGTATACCGTTCTAAGAATACAAGTATCAAGGGATTCGTCTTAGCGTATTTGATATTGCCGCGACAGAAATCCTAAGGTTATCAAGGTTATATATGAATGATAATAATTATGCTAGTTAATTTACAATAGGACATAACTAGTTCAACCATACAAATTATGCTGATAACTAATACTTCATGCAAGTGTTTGGTGAAAAACGACTGCTACGGATTGTGGTGACAAAATTAGGTTCAATACGATCAACGAGGGAAACGGATTGATACTTTCCTACTCTGAAGTCGTCGAAAGGGTCATACTCGAAGTCTTGCGTTCCcggctccttctcctcctcgaaTTCTCCGGTCTCTAAAACGcggcacacaaacaaaatactaattaaattctaaattttatGAAACTGATGTGAATGgatagaatttgaatttagatgaatatcagtgaaaaaatcatcaaaatcggagttgaaacggggGAGATATGAGCTTTGGAAGTTGACCGACAAAATAAattcaggaaaaagaaaagaggacaATATTCCCTGGAATATTCTCTAGAAAAAGGATTttcaaaataatagaaaaagGTTATTGTTCTGTAGACTAGGTCCATGGGCCTGTGGACCGAAGGAACTTTAGCCTATGATCTATGGTGGACCGAGGACGTGGACCGGGTGACATCGCGACTGATTGGATTACGAGGTGAGGTCGGTGCTGATGTGGCACTGAGGTGGCAGCTGACGTGAAGGGACAAGCATCCGCACGTGGTGATTTGGCGGCCAGGGCAACGCTGAGGATTCCGAGGCAGGGGCTTCTCAGAGAACTCACCGCCGGTGGCTCCTGACCTCGGATTGGCCCGTGATGGGGTCCAGGGTGATCGGCTCGGCATGACAGAGATGGTGGCAGGCATTTTGTTGGCGGTCGGAATAGAGCCAATCGCTCACTGGAGTCGAGAGTGACGGTGGTCGACAGGGAAAACACACGAAGATATGGTTTGGGTCAGGTTTTTGGGCGTTGGAAGcgtgctggggggggggggggcggggaaATGTTTTTAGCACTCGGCTTGGCCAGTGAGGTGTCAACGGCGGTCGGTGACGGAGACGGTGGCCGATGGTCATGGCGGCTCGGTGGTAGCTCGGA from Phragmites australis chromosome 14, lpPhrAust1.1, whole genome shotgun sequence includes these protein-coding regions:
- the LOC133891134 gene encoding UDP-arabinopyranose mutase 3, whose product is MASASHAPTPLLKDELDIVIPTIRNLDFLEMWRPFFQPYHLIIVQDGDPTKTIRVPEGFDYELYNRNDINRILGPKASCISFKDSACRCFGYIVSKKKYIYTIDDDCFVAKDPSGKDINALEQHIKNLLSPSTPFFFNTLYDPYRDGADFVRGYPFSLREGVPTAVSHGLWLNIPDYDAPTQLVKPLERNTRYVDAILTIPNGTLFPMCGMNLAFDRELIGPAMYFGLMGDGQPIGRYDDMWAGWCTKVITDHLGLGVKTGLPYIWHSKASNPLVNLKKEYNGIFWQEELIPFFQSVSLPKEATTVQKCYLELAKQVRAKLGKVDGYFNKLADSMVTWIEAWDDLNPPKGGVATANGAPKSK